One [Clostridium] saccharolyticum WM1 DNA segment encodes these proteins:
- the yajC gene encoding preprotein translocase subunit YajC produces MLSATGGTMGIGFWVIYIAVIFGFMYFIAIRPQKREKKKQQEMFANIAIGDSVLTSSGFYGVIIDMTDDTVIVEFGNNKNCRIPMQKTAIVQVEKAQA; encoded by the coding sequence ATGTTATCAGCAACGGGCGGTACTATGGGCATTGGTTTCTGGGTTATTTACATCGCAGTAATCTTTGGTTTCATGTATTTTATCGCAATCAGACCGCAGAAGAGAGAAAAAAAGAAACAGCAGGAGATGTTTGCAAACATTGCAATCGGCGACAGTGTTTTGACTTCAAGTGGTTTTTATGGTGTCATCATTGATATGACCGATGATACAGTGATCGTAGAATTTGGCAATAATAAGAACTGCAGGATTCCTATGCAGAAGACTGCGATTGTACAAGTTGAAAAGGCACAGGCTTAA
- a CDS encoding signal peptidase II, translated as MVFISIIVLLASLDLLIKSAIEDQDEAGFPKELEGSGGKILLQKNHNAGFSFGCFKDHRSLVQMIPLAVASFIGGMLACLLQKKGNVWEKLALSVALGGAVSNLYDRLVRHYVVDYFSIQYGRLKKVVFNLGDMFIFLGAGIMLIIEIIKAFKEQ; from the coding sequence ATGGTATTTATCAGTATCATCGTATTACTGGCTTCCCTGGATCTTCTCATAAAAAGTGCCATTGAGGATCAGGATGAAGCCGGCTTTCCAAAGGAACTGGAGGGAAGCGGCGGAAAGATCTTGCTGCAAAAGAATCATAATGCCGGTTTTTCCTTTGGCTGCTTTAAGGATCACCGGTCCCTGGTACAGATGATTCCCCTTGCGGTGGCGTCCTTTATCGGCGGAATGCTGGCATGCCTTCTTCAAAAAAAGGGGAACGTCTGGGAAAAACTGGCCTTGTCCGTTGCCCTGGGAGGCGCGGTCAGCAATTTATATGACAGGCTGGTCCGCCATTATGTGGTGGATTATTTCAGCATTCAGTATGGAAGACTTAAAAAGGTAGTATTCAATCTGGGAGATATGTTTATCTTTCTGGGAGCCGGAATTATGCTTATTATAGAAATAATTAAGGCTTTTAAAGAACAGTGA
- a CDS encoding HlyC/CorC family transporter — protein MDSSDYIQLLTLIFLVGVSAFFSSAETALTTVNKIRIRNLAEAGNKNAATLIKILENQGKMLSAILVGNNVVNLTASSMSTTLVMSIWGSKAIGIGTGILTLVILVFGEISPKTISTLYSESISLKYAKVIYGFMTVMTPVIYLIQILSSGFLRFVHVNPNRKLDAITEDELRTIVDVSHEEGVIESEERKIINNVFDFGDSVARDIMIPRIDMTLVEVNAAYDELIDIFRQEMYTRIPVYEETNDNVIGIINMKDLLLVDRSDDFHIRNFLREPLYTYEYKKTAELMLEMRQTCNNVVIVLDEYGATAGMITLEDLLEEIVGEIRDEYDEDEENELIEVAPYEYLVEGSMKLDDLNDRLELELESEDYDSIGGLIIGQLDRLPEQGEEVVYCGIRLVVDELDKNRIDKVRMYLPH, from the coding sequence TTGGATTCGAGTGACTATATACAGTTGCTTACGTTGATTTTTTTAGTTGGAGTGTCGGCATTTTTCTCATCGGCTGAGACTGCCCTTACTACGGTGAACAAGATCAGAATCAGGAATTTAGCGGAAGCAGGCAATAAGAATGCAGCAACGCTGATTAAGATTTTAGAAAACCAGGGTAAGATGCTCAGTGCGATTCTGGTCGGTAACAATGTGGTAAACTTAACTGCTTCTTCCATGTCCACCACCCTGGTCATGAGCATTTGGGGCAGTAAGGCCATAGGCATTGGAACCGGTATCCTTACTCTGGTCATTCTGGTGTTCGGCGAGATTTCCCCGAAAACCATCTCTACTTTGTATTCCGAATCAATATCTTTAAAATATGCGAAAGTAATTTATGGTTTTATGACCGTCATGACGCCGGTCATTTATCTGATTCAGATACTTTCTTCAGGCTTTTTGCGCTTTGTCCATGTGAATCCTAACCGGAAGCTGGATGCGATCACAGAGGATGAACTGCGGACAATCGTGGATGTAAGCCATGAGGAAGGCGTGATTGAGTCGGAAGAAAGAAAAATCATCAACAACGTGTTTGACTTTGGTGATTCCGTGGCACGGGACATTATGATCCCCCGCATTGACATGACCCTGGTGGAGGTTAATGCCGCTTATGATGAACTGATCGATATTTTCCGGCAGGAAATGTACACCAGGATTCCGGTATATGAGGAAACCAATGACAATGTAATCGGCATTATTAACATGAAGGATCTGCTTCTGGTTGACAGGAGCGATGACTTTCACATCAGGAATTTTTTAAGAGAGCCTCTCTATACATACGAGTATAAAAAGACTGCGGAGCTTATGTTGGAGATGCGCCAGACCTGTAATAATGTTGTCATTGTTCTGGATGAATACGGAGCAACAGCAGGAATGATTACCCTGGAGGACTTACTGGAAGAAATCGTTGGAGAGATCAGGGATGAGTATGATGAGGATGAAGAAAATGAGCTGATTGAGGTGGCGCCCTATGAATATCTGGTGGAGGGCTCTATGAAGCTTGATGACTTAAATGACCGGCTGGAGCTGGAGCTGGAATCCGAGGATTATGATTCCATCGGCGGCCTGATCATCGGACAGCTTGACCGGCTCCCGGAACAGGGGGAGGAGGTTGTCTATTGCGGAATCCGTCTTGTTGTAGATGAGCTGGACAAGAACAGGATTGATAAGGTGCGGATGTATTTGCCGCACTAG
- a CDS encoding carbohydrate ABC transporter permease — MSELAKERETTKKESSGKTLQAMKRKREPYLYLLPTIVLMLLLLIIPICMVVRYSFFDNVIVKKDPVFAGLKNYAMILSDKTFFVAVKNTLFFVGASVIVHMFLGMLFAILLNTRYIGINLKAFFRVIYVLPWMFTASVIAILWKMMMNPNGIINYLLQITNLTSSHIEWLGSRNFALFSVTLINIWAGYPFYMVSILAGLQGIPTDLYEASAIDGANAVQQFIRITIPQLKPIIISLFMLDFVWTIQQFALIWMTTGGGPINATEMISTFIYKRGFSKYQYSQASASAVILLVVCSVIAVFYVRHQRERD, encoded by the coding sequence ATGAGTGAGTTGGCTAAGGAAAGAGAAACAACGAAAAAGGAAAGCAGCGGTAAGACGTTACAGGCAATGAAAAGAAAGCGTGAACCTTACCTTTATCTCCTTCCAACGATTGTGCTGATGCTTTTATTGCTGATTATCCCCATCTGCATGGTGGTCCGGTATTCGTTTTTTGATAATGTAATTGTCAAGAAAGATCCTGTATTTGCCGGGCTAAAGAACTATGCCATGATCCTGTCAGACAAAACTTTTTTTGTTGCAGTGAAAAACACCTTGTTTTTTGTGGGGGCCAGCGTAATTGTTCATATGTTTTTAGGAATGCTGTTTGCCATACTTCTCAATACAAGGTATATAGGAATAAATTTGAAAGCATTTTTCCGGGTGATTTATGTATTGCCCTGGATGTTTACGGCATCAGTTATCGCCATCTTATGGAAAATGATGATGAATCCCAATGGAATTATAAACTACTTACTGCAAATCACGAATCTCACATCTTCCCATATCGAATGGCTGGGTTCCCGGAATTTCGCATTATTTTCAGTAACGCTGATCAATATATGGGCTGGATATCCATTTTATATGGTCAGCATCCTGGCAGGACTTCAGGGGATACCCACGGATCTTTATGAGGCATCGGCCATTGACGGGGCCAATGCAGTACAGCAGTTTATCCGCATTACCATTCCCCAGTTAAAGCCCATTATTATCAGCTTGTTCATGCTGGATTTTGTGTGGACCATACAGCAGTTTGCCCTGATCTGGATGACCACAGGCGGGGGACCGATCAATGCCACAGAAATGATAAGTACATTTATTTATAAAAGGGGATTCAGTAAGTATCAATATTCCCAGGCCTCTGCATCGGCAGTGATCTTACTGGTTGTTTGTTCCGTCATAGCAGTTTTTTATGTGCGGCATCAGAGAGAGAGGGACTGA
- the tgt gene encoding tRNA guanosine(34) transglycosylase Tgt has product MNYKIIARDGRAKRGSVTTVHGTVQTPVFMNVGTVGAIKGAVSTDDLREIKTQVELSNTYHLHVRTGDKLIKEFGGLHRFMNWDRPILTDSGGFQVFSLTGLRKIKEEGVYFQSHIDGHRIFMGPEESMQIQSNLASTIAMAFDECPPHPATREYMQNSVDRTTRWLERCRNEMARLNSLPDTLNKEQLLFGINQGGTFEDIRIAHAKTISAMDLDGYALGGLAVGESHEEMYRILEETVPYLPENKPTYLMGVGTPANILESVDRGVDFFDCVYPSRNGRHGHVYTNHGKMNLFNIKYELDHKPIEEGCGCPACRSYSRAYIRHLLKAKEMLGMRLCVLHNLYFYNTMMEEIRDAIENHRYGEYKEQKLDRMMAGQTS; this is encoded by the coding sequence ATGAATTATAAGATTATTGCAAGGGATGGACGTGCAAAACGGGGATCGGTGACCACCGTCCACGGTACGGTCCAGACCCCGGTGTTCATGAATGTGGGTACGGTGGGAGCCATTAAGGGGGCTGTTTCTACGGATGACCTTCGTGAGATCAAAACCCAGGTGGAGCTGTCAAACACCTATCATCTTCATGTCCGAACCGGCGATAAATTAATTAAGGAATTTGGCGGTCTCCACCGGTTTATGAATTGGGACCGCCCCATTCTCACTGACTCCGGAGGATTTCAGGTGTTTTCCCTGACCGGCTTACGGAAAATAAAGGAGGAAGGGGTTTACTTCCAGTCCCATATTGACGGGCACAGAATCTTCATGGGTCCGGAGGAGAGTATGCAGATCCAGTCCAATCTGGCATCTACCATAGCCATGGCCTTTGACGAATGCCCTCCTCATCCGGCCACCAGGGAATATATGCAGAACAGTGTAGACCGTACCACCAGATGGCTGGAACGGTGCCGGAACGAGATGGCAAGGCTCAATTCACTGCCGGATACCTTAAATAAGGAGCAGCTTCTGTTCGGCATTAATCAGGGCGGAACCTTTGAGGACATCCGGATCGCCCATGCCAAAACCATTTCTGCCATGGACTTAGACGGTTATGCCTTAGGCGGCCTTGCTGTGGGAGAAAGTCATGAGGAAATGTACCGGATCTTAGAGGAGACGGTTCCGTATCTCCCGGAGAATAAGCCCACCTATCTGATGGGTGTGGGAACCCCTGCCAACATTTTAGAGTCTGTGGACAGGGGAGTGGACTTTTTCGACTGCGTTTATCCGTCAAGAAACGGACGTCACGGTCATGTGTACACCAATCATGGAAAAATGAATTTATTCAATATCAAATATGAACTGGATCATAAGCCCATTGAAGAAGGCTGCGGATGTCCGGCCTGCCGTTCCTACAGCAGAGCCTATATCAGGCATCTTCTAAAGGCAAAAGAAATGCTTGGCATGAGATTATGTGTCTTGCATAATTTGTATTTTTATAATACAATGATGGAAGAGATCCGCGACGCAATCGAGAATCACCGTTATGGGGAGTACAAGGAACAGAAGCTTGACCGCATGATGGCGGGGCAGACTTCCTGA
- a CDS encoding TIGR04086 family membrane protein, whose product MEKSKLQVTLRNLLITYILTGILLVVLALALYKFRLKEGQIRLGVNAVYIIACLFGGVLMGKSIRNRRFFWGLLLGLLYFLVLLAVSFFLNKGLNGSLNQLLTTMAICAVSGTAGGMLS is encoded by the coding sequence ATGGAAAAATCAAAGCTTCAGGTCACACTGAGAAACCTTCTTATCACCTACATACTGACCGGAATCCTGCTGGTGGTCCTGGCCTTAGCACTTTATAAATTCCGGCTGAAAGAAGGACAGATACGCCTGGGTGTCAATGCGGTTTATATTATCGCATGTCTCTTTGGGGGAGTCTTAATGGGAAAAAGCATACGGAACAGAAGATTCTTCTGGGGCCTTTTGCTGGGGCTTCTATATTTCCTGGTGCTGTTAGCCGTATCCTTTTTCTTAAACAAAGGATTAAACGGCTCCTTGAACCAGCTCCTCACCACCATGGCCATTTGCGCAGTCAGCGGAACTGCAGGGGGGATGCTCAGTTAA
- the scfA gene encoding six-cysteine ranthipeptide SCIFF, whose translation MKHVKTLNSSTLKESMKKGGCGECQTSCQSACKTSCTVGNQSCENSNR comes from the coding sequence ATGAAACACGTGAAGACATTAAATTCCAGTACATTAAAAGAGTCCATGAAAAAAGGCGGCTGCGGCGAGTGCCAGACTTCCTGCCAGTCAGCCTGCAAAACATCCTGTACAGTAGGAAACCAGAGCTGCGAGAACAGCAACCGTTAA
- the scfB gene encoding thioether cross-link-forming SCIFF peptide maturase yields MIHQYINNGFHIIMDVNSGSVHSVDPVMYDAVKIAAGMVPEMEEPQNLGEEVGQEVIRRLSEPYGETEVKEALEEIQYLIDRGELFTKDLYHDYVVDFKKRSTVVKALCLHIAHDCNLACKYCFAEEGEYHGRRALMSFEVGKKALDFLIANSGNRRNLEVDFFGGEPLMNWDVVKQLVEYGRKKEKEYNKNFRFTMTTNGVLLNDEIMEFCNREMSNVVLSLDGRKEVNDRMRPFRSGKGSYDLIVPKFQKFAQLRGTKDYYIRGTFTRQNMDFAKDVLEFADLGFSSMSIEPVVAQPSEEYAIREEDLPQILEEYDKLAVEYISRQKEGKGFHFFHFNIDLNQGPCVAKRLSGCGSGTEYLAVTPWGDLYPCHQFVGEEKFLLGNVDTGVTNLQIRDEFKLCNVYAKEKCRDCFARFYCSGGCAANSNNFHGSITDVYEIGCEMQKKRIECAIMIKAALAKE; encoded by the coding sequence GTGATTCATCAATATATTAACAACGGCTTCCATATTATTATGGATGTCAACAGCGGTTCCGTTCATTCGGTGGATCCGGTCATGTATGACGCGGTGAAGATTGCAGCAGGCATGGTGCCGGAGATGGAAGAGCCTCAGAACCTGGGAGAAGAGGTTGGACAAGAAGTCATCCGCCGTCTTTCTGAACCATACGGAGAAACAGAGGTAAAGGAAGCCCTGGAGGAAATCCAGTATCTTATCGACAGGGGAGAGCTGTTTACAAAGGATCTGTATCACGATTACGTAGTCGATTTTAAAAAGCGGAGCACAGTGGTAAAAGCACTTTGCTTACATATTGCTCATGACTGCAACCTGGCCTGCAAATATTGCTTTGCGGAAGAGGGGGAATACCATGGCCGGAGGGCGCTGATGTCCTTTGAAGTGGGGAAAAAGGCCCTGGACTTTCTCATTGCCAATTCCGGCAACCGAAGGAATCTGGAAGTGGATTTCTTTGGCGGCGAGCCGCTGATGAACTGGGATGTAGTAAAACAGCTTGTTGAATACGGCCGGAAAAAAGAGAAAGAATATAATAAGAACTTCCGCTTTACCATGACCACCAACGGCGTTCTGTTAAACGATGAGATCATGGAATTCTGTAACCGGGAAATGAGCAATGTGGTCTTAAGTCTTGATGGCCGTAAAGAGGTCAATGACAGGATGCGTCCTTTCCGCAGCGGAAAGGGCAGCTATGACCTGATCGTTCCCAAATTCCAGAAGTTTGCTCAGCTTAGAGGGACTAAGGATTATTATATCAGGGGCACTTTTACCCGCCAGAATATGGATTTTGCAAAGGATGTCCTGGAATTTGCGGATCTTGGCTTTTCAAGCATGTCCATAGAGCCTGTGGTAGCCCAGCCGTCAGAGGAATATGCCATCAGGGAAGAAGATCTTCCTCAGATCCTAGAGGAATATGATAAGCTTGCAGTGGAATACATCAGCAGGCAAAAGGAAGGAAAAGGGTTTCATTTCTTCCATTTTAATATTGATTTGAATCAGGGGCCCTGCGTGGCAAAGCGCCTGTCCGGCTGCGGTTCGGGGACGGAGTATCTGGCAGTAACTCCCTGGGGAGATCTTTATCCATGCCACCAGTTTGTCGGTGAGGAAAAATTCCTTCTCGGCAATGTAGATACAGGTGTGACAAATTTACAGATCCGTGATGAGTTTAAGCTTTGCAATGTCTATGCCAAGGAGAAGTGCAGGGATTGCTTTGCAAGATTTTACTGCAGCGGAGGCTGTGCGGCCAATTCCAATAACTTTCATGGAAGCATCACGGATGTTTATGAAATCGGTTGTGAAATGCAGAAGAAACGGATTGAATGCGCCATTATGATCAAGGCAGCTTTGGCCAAAGAGTAA
- a CDS encoding ABC transporter substrate-binding protein, with protein sequence MKMSMFMEKSLAALLAAGMTVSLMGCGGQTTESAQTETAQQTTTAQGSSAGSETSGGEVTLEFQQWWGVELPDGVLKEICDGFTEQSGVKIELLSNPYADTKTQIAAGAAAGTMADVVGLDGSWVYDFAKQGSITNMTELMSADGYDDGQLSDQIKVEGKTYMIPVVNFAYPMYVNKTLLESAGISEIPKTWGEFTEACKKVSAANKGAAGWAIPLSTESPSGIQNNFMSWLWASGGIMLKDGKPALTDNPLMADTVDFVKGLFDAGVVAPGAYSMKEADMVEEFTNGRVAFMTDSLAHLTTIKKEAPDLKFEFMPVPVKEGYTGKSGMDVANWGIGIAENCEHKAEAMKFVEYLMSPEVNARLAVYANAFPGNINAKPDYSKADELFVKAYELYQQCYAINEFTGLPTSEELMRQFDEQLQLSIDGDTASTADMLSATQEIWQGAFQ encoded by the coding sequence ATGAAAATGAGCATGTTTATGGAAAAAAGTCTGGCTGCTTTGCTGGCAGCAGGTATGACGGTCAGTCTGATGGGATGCGGAGGCCAGACAACAGAATCTGCACAGACAGAAACAGCGCAGCAAACGACAACTGCGCAAGGGTCGTCAGCAGGAAGCGAAACAAGCGGAGGAGAGGTCACACTGGAATTTCAGCAATGGTGGGGGGTAGAATTACCAGATGGTGTCCTTAAGGAAATCTGCGATGGATTCACAGAACAATCAGGGGTGAAAATCGAATTATTAAGCAATCCGTATGCAGATACCAAGACACAGATTGCAGCCGGAGCGGCGGCAGGAACCATGGCAGATGTAGTAGGTCTTGACGGATCATGGGTTTATGATTTTGCAAAACAGGGTTCCATTACCAATATGACGGAGCTGATGTCAGCAGATGGTTATGATGACGGACAATTATCTGATCAGATAAAAGTAGAGGGAAAAACATATATGATCCCGGTGGTCAACTTTGCTTATCCCATGTATGTCAATAAAACGCTGTTAGAATCAGCGGGTATTTCAGAAATTCCCAAGACATGGGGGGAATTTACGGAAGCCTGTAAAAAAGTTTCAGCAGCAAATAAAGGAGCTGCAGGCTGGGCCATTCCCTTATCAACAGAATCACCCAGCGGGATCCAGAACAATTTCATGAGCTGGTTATGGGCTTCAGGCGGAATCATGCTAAAGGATGGGAAACCGGCTTTGACAGATAATCCGCTTATGGCAGATACCGTTGATTTTGTAAAAGGTTTATTCGATGCAGGTGTGGTTGCACCGGGTGCTTATTCCATGAAAGAAGCAGATATGGTGGAGGAGTTTACAAACGGCCGCGTTGCATTTATGACGGATTCACTTGCCCATTTGACAACGATCAAGAAAGAAGCGCCTGACTTAAAATTTGAATTCATGCCTGTTCCGGTAAAAGAAGGTTATACAGGAAAGAGCGGGATGGATGTGGCCAACTGGGGCATTGGGATTGCAGAAAACTGCGAGCATAAAGCAGAAGCCATGAAGTTTGTGGAATACCTAATGAGTCCTGAAGTAAATGCCAGGCTTGCAGTGTATGCAAATGCCTTCCCTGGAAATATAAATGCCAAACCAGACTATTCCAAAGCGGATGAGTTATTTGTAAAAGCATATGAATTATACCAGCAGTGCTACGCAATCAATGAATTTACCGGGCTTCCCACATCAGAAGAATTAATGAGACAGTTTGATGAGCAATTACAGTTATCCATTGACGGGGATACGGCTTCAACCGCTGATATGCTGTCCGCAACACAGGAAATTTGGCAGGGAGCATTCCAATAA
- a CDS encoding carbohydrate ABC transporter permease, producing MVGKKKWYIKLLIMILLGAGALFSGFPILWMLLSSLKPNGEIFAWPPIWISENFSLKAYSSIFHNPEKVRFFINSYCIAMLVVILTLIIGILASYSFSRFNFPGKSVINTLIVSVQAVPPITLLIPYLSLIVSLKLYNTFGALILTYMLFTLPYAILMITGYMNTLPKDLDEAVMIDGGSRFVALWTVLVPVSVPGLVSVGMYTFMQAWNEYLFALALTKTNEMRTVPVGISLLMGQHAYEWNQMMSMSVLGSLPVLMLFLFFQRYFIAGMTAGAVKN from the coding sequence ATGGTAGGAAAGAAAAAGTGGTACATAAAACTATTGATTATGATCCTTCTGGGAGCCGGAGCGCTGTTTTCGGGGTTCCCCATATTATGGATGCTCCTCAGCTCCTTGAAACCCAATGGGGAAATCTTTGCATGGCCGCCTATATGGATATCAGAGAATTTCAGTTTGAAAGCATATAGTTCCATCTTTCACAATCCTGAAAAGGTGAGATTTTTTATCAACAGCTATTGCATTGCAATGCTTGTGGTAATTTTGACCCTGATTATTGGGATACTTGCATCGTACAGTTTCAGCCGTTTTAATTTTCCGGGAAAAAGCGTTATCAATACCCTCATCGTCAGCGTGCAGGCAGTACCTCCCATCACCCTTCTGATCCCATATTTAAGCCTGATTGTCAGCTTGAAATTATATAATACTTTTGGAGCGCTGATCCTTACGTATATGCTGTTTACATTGCCCTATGCCATTTTGATGATTACGGGATACATGAATACTCTGCCAAAGGATTTAGATGAAGCGGTAATGATTGACGGCGGTTCCAGGTTTGTGGCTCTTTGGACTGTGCTGGTCCCGGTATCAGTTCCCGGACTGGTTTCCGTGGGAATGTATACCTTCATGCAGGCATGGAATGAATATTTGTTTGCATTGGCATTGACCAAAACAAATGAAATGCGGACGGTACCGGTGGGCATCAGTTTACTCATGGGGCAGCATGCGTATGAGTGGAATCAAATGATGTCCATGAGCGTTTTGGGCTCCTTGCCGGTATTGATGCTCTTTTTGTTTTTCCAGCGGTACTTTATTGCCGGAATGACAGCAGGAGCTGTAAAAAATTAA
- a CDS encoding protein translocase subunit SecDF, with amino-acid sequence MKSNKGKGLLGLIVSLALVGLFAYFGYTTMSDIKLGLDLAGGVSITYQAKEENPSAEDMKDTIYKLQQRVQNYSTEAEVYQEGNNRINVDIPGVSDANTILEELGKPGSLIFADETGKTILNGNQVATAKPVITENNGIKEYMVDLTFTEEGKNLFADVTTKNVGKRIAIIYDGKMYSNPVVREAITQGQCQISGMTSYEEAETLASTIRIGSLSLELEELRSNVVGAKLGQEAITTSLKAGAIGFAILAVFMVVVYLIPGIASVIALSIYVGIILVLLSAFEVTLTLPGVAGIILSVGMAVDANVIIFTRIKEEIGYGKTVKSAIQAGFNKALSAIIDGNVTTLIAAGVLFWRGSGTVKGFASTLAIGIVLSMITALFITKFVLNMLFHLGFEDPKYYGIKKAGKVIRFLSKKKLWFAGSLLVIVVGLAFLGVNKSQTGSILNYSMEFKGGTSTNVTFNEDMSLEKISSEVVPVVEGITKDADVQTQKVAGTNEVIIKTRTLTVDEREALNKAMVDHFGVESEKITAESISGAISQEMKRDAMIAVIIATICMLLYIWFRFKDIRFAGSAVLALVHDVLIVLTFYALLKWSVGSTFIACMLTIVGYSINATIVIFDRIREYLKTQVKLGLEEVVNLSISQTLTRSINTSLTTFIMVFVLYILGVSSIREFALPLMVGIVCGTYSSVCITGSLWYVMTVQKKGKKETAKVTANHGKKS; translated from the coding sequence ATGAAAAGTAACAAAGGCAAGGGCCTGTTAGGGCTGATTGTTTCACTGGCATTGGTTGGATTATTTGCTTATTTTGGCTATACCACGATGAGCGACATTAAGCTAGGTCTGGATCTGGCAGGGGGGGTCAGCATTACTTACCAGGCAAAAGAAGAAAATCCCAGCGCTGAAGATATGAAAGATACCATTTATAAGCTGCAGCAAAGGGTTCAGAATTACAGCACAGAGGCTGAGGTCTACCAGGAAGGAAACAACCGGATTAATGTTGATATTCCAGGTGTCTCAGATGCCAATACAATATTGGAAGAGCTTGGAAAGCCAGGTTCTCTGATTTTTGCAGATGAAACCGGTAAAACCATATTAAACGGAAATCAGGTGGCAACGGCAAAGCCGGTAATCACCGAGAATAACGGCATCAAGGAATATATGGTGGATCTGACCTTTACAGAGGAAGGAAAGAATCTATTCGCAGATGTTACCACCAAGAATGTGGGAAAACGGATTGCCATTATCTATGACGGCAAAATGTATTCCAATCCTGTGGTCAGAGAGGCCATTACCCAGGGACAATGCCAGATCAGCGGCATGACCTCTTATGAGGAAGCGGAAACACTGGCTTCCACCATCCGCATCGGTTCCCTTTCTCTGGAACTGGAAGAGCTTCGCTCCAATGTAGTAGGAGCCAAGCTGGGACAGGAGGCCATTACCACCAGTTTAAAGGCTGGCGCCATTGGTTTTGCCATTCTGGCAGTATTTATGGTAGTGGTATATTTAATCCCAGGAATTGCTTCCGTGATTGCATTATCCATTTATGTGGGTATTATTTTAGTCCTTCTGTCTGCATTTGAAGTGACTCTGACCCTTCCGGGTGTCGCAGGTATTATTCTATCTGTGGGGATGGCGGTGGATGCAAATGTTATTATTTTCACACGTATCAAAGAAGAAATCGGTTATGGCAAGACGGTTAAGTCTGCCATTCAGGCAGGATTCAATAAAGCGCTGTCCGCAATCATTGACGGAAACGTAACCACCCTGATCGCGGCAGGCGTTCTGTTCTGGAGAGGCTCCGGTACGGTAAAGGGCTTTGCCTCCACCCTGGCGATCGGTATTGTTTTATCCATGATAACGGCTCTCTTTATTACGAAATTCGTTTTAAACATGCTGTTCCACTTAGGCTTTGAGGATCCCAAGTATTATGGAATCAAGAAAGCAGGAAAGGTGATCCGTTTCCTCTCCAAAAAGAAGCTGTGGTTTGCGGGTTCTCTGCTTGTGATAGTTGTAGGTCTTGCATTTTTGGGAGTCAATAAATCCCAGACAGGAAGCATTTTAAATTACAGCATGGAGTTTAAGGGCGGTACTTCCACCAACGTGACCTTTAATGAGGACATGTCCCTGGAAAAGATATCATCGGAAGTAGTGCCTGTAGTAGAAGGCATAACAAAGGATGCGGATGTTCAGACCCAGAAGGTTGCAGGTACCAATGAAGTGATCATTAAGACCAGAACCTTGACCGTGGATGAGCGTGAAGCCCTGAATAAGGCCATGGTGGATCATTTCGGCGTAGAGTCGGAAAAGATCACTGCGGAAAGCATATCCGGAGCCATCAGCCAGGAAATGAAGCGGGATGCCATGATTGCCGTAATCATCGCTACCATCTGCATGCTTCTTTATATCTGGTTCCGCTTCAAGGATATCCGGTTTGCTGGAAGCGCTGTCCTTGCCCTGGTGCATGACGTTCTCATCGTGCTGACCTTTTATGCCCTGTTAAAGTGGTCCGTTGGCTCTACCTTTATTGCATGCATGCTGACCATTGTAGGTTATTCCATCAATGCCACCATTGTGATCTTTGACCGTATCCGGGAGTATTTAAAGACCCAGGTAAAGCTTGGGCTGGAAGAAGTTGTGAACTTAAGTATCAGCCAGACCCTTACAAGAAGCATCAATACCTCCCTGACGACCTTTATCATGGTGTTTGTTCTGTATATCCTGGGAGTGTCCTCCATACGTGAATTTGCTTTGCCGCTGATGGTTGGTATCGTATGCGGTACGTATTCTTCCGTATGCATAACAGGTTCTCTGTGGTATGTGATGACGGTTCAAAAAAAGGGGAAAAAGGAAACGGCAAAAGTAACTGCTAACCACGGAAAGAAATCTTAA